From one Populus alba chromosome 17, ASM523922v2, whole genome shotgun sequence genomic stretch:
- the LOC118037089 gene encoding protein SGT1 homolog: MADLEKKAKEAFIDDHFELAVDLYTQAIALNPTNPDLFADRAQANIKLNNFTEAVADASRAIALDASLAKAYLRKGIACMKLEEYETAKAALEAGASLAPGESRFTNLIKECDECIAEETGESKNHAAVAPVNTVSIKDVEPEDTSSQAPMVIPSKPKYRHEFYQKPEEVVVSIFAKGVQASWITVDFGEQILSVRIEVPGEDGYHFQPRLFGKIIPDKCKYDILSTKVEFRLAKAEPGLHWASLEYNKETAVVRRIPVSSEIVQKPTYSSSKPKRVDWDKLEAQVKKEEKEEKLDGDAALNKFFREIYQDADEDTRRAMKKSFVESNGTVLSTNWKEVGTKKVEGSPPDGMEMRKWEY, translated from the exons ATGGCGGATCTGGAGAAGAAAGCGAAAGAAGCATTCATCGATGACCACTTCGAGCTAGCCGTAGATCTCTACACGCAAGCCATCGCGCTTAACCCTACCAATCCTGACCTCTTCGCCGACCGCGCGCAAGCCAATATCAAACTCAATAATTTCACCG AGGCTGTTGCGGATGCTAGCAGAGCAATTGCGTTGGATGCTTCCTTGGCTAAAGCTTACTTGCGGAAAGG TATTGCATGTATGAAACTTGAGGAATATGAGACTGCTAAGGCAGCATTGGAAGCAGGCGCGTCTTTGGCACCGGGAGAGTCTAGATTCACTAACTTGATCAAAGAATGTGATGAGTGCATTGCAG aGGAAACTGGTGAGTCGAAAAATCATGCAGCAGTTGCCCCAGTTAACACTGTTTCCATAAAAGATGTCGAGCCAGAAGACACTTCTAGTCAGGCTCCAATGGTAATACCTTCCAAGCCAAAGTACAG GCATGAATTCTACCAAAAGCCAGAAGAGGTGGTTGTGAGTATATTTGCAAAGGGCGTACAAGCCAGTTGGATTACTGTTGATTTTGGTGAACAGATT CTAAGTGTTAGGATTGAGGTTCCTGGTGAAGATGGATATCATTTTCAACCTCGCTTATTTGGGAAG ATAATACCTGACAAGTGCAAGTATGACATCTTGTCCACCAAAGTTGAATTTCGACTTGCAAAAGCTGAACCAGGTCTGCACTGGGCATCTCTTGAATACAACAAGGAGACAGCAGTAGTACGAAGGATTCCTGTATCCTCTG AAATTGTTCAAAAGCCTACCTATTCCTCATCAAAACCAAAACGAGTTGATTGGGACAAGCTTGAAGCTCAAGTAAAGAAGGAG gagaaagaagagaagctaGATGGGGATGCAGCTTTGAACAAATTTTTCCGAGAAATTTATCAAGATGCTGATGAAGACACAAGAAGAGCCATGAAAAAATCTTTC GTGGAGTCCAACGGCACGGTGCTGTCGACAAACTGGAAAGAAGTGGGTACGAAGAAGGTGGAAGGAAGCCCTCCTGATGGGATGGAGATGAGGAAATGGGAGTACTGA
- the LOC118037081 gene encoding probable metal-nicotianamine transporter YSL7 gives MDRNGRHDIKVENGYDLEDDHDHKKKDRKDEQEEELSVERIFENQEVPSWRNQLTLRAFVVSFLLSILFSVIVMKLNLTTGIIPSLNVSAGLLGFFFIKTWTKFLEKSGLLKQPFTRQENTVIQTCVVASSGIAFSGGFGSYLFGMSETVAIQSTEDRDAFKNPSLSWMIGFLFVVSFLGLFSVVPLRKVMIIDFKLTYPSGTATAYLINSFHTPAGAKLAKKQVKALGKFLSFSFLWGFFQWFYTAADGCGFVEFPSLGLKAYENKFFFDFSATYVGVGMICPYIINISVLLGGILSWGLMWPLIDTKKGDWYSADLKSSSLHGLQGYRVFIAIALILGDGLYNFFKVLSRTLTALFFQLQRKDATGALPIADRSSPETSRISYNDQRRTQLFLKDQIPTWFAVAGYVAIAAISTATLPHIFPELKWYYILVIYIFAPALAFCNAYGCGLTDWSLASTYGKLAIFVIGAWAGASHGGVLAGLAACGVMMNIVSTASDLSQDFKTGYLTLSSPRSMFVSQLIGTAMGCIISPCVFWLFFKAFKDLGTPGSQYPAPNATVFRNMAILGVEGFSSLPKNCLYLCYGFFSAAILINLIKDALGKKWARFIPNPMAMAIPFYIGSYFAIDMCVGSLILFIWEKIDKAKADAFGPAVASGLICGDGIWTLPSAILALVGVKPPICMKFLSRRTNAKVDAFLGS, from the exons GACAGGAAAGACGAACAAGAAGAAGAGTTGTCAGTGGAAAGAATATTTGAGAACCAAGAAGTGCCATCATGGAGGAATCAGCTGACACTGAGGGCCTTTGTGGTGAGCTTCTTGTTGAGCATTCTGTTCAGCGTCATAGTAATGAAGCTCAATCTTACAACTGGTATCATACCTTCCCTCAATGTCTCTGCTGGCCTTCTGGGCTTCTTTTTTATCAAGACCTGGACAAAGTTTCTTGAAAAGTCTGGCCTTTTGAAGCAGCCCTTTACGAGGCAAGAGAACACTGTTATCCAGACTTGCGTGGTTGCATCCTCTGGCATTGCCTTTAGTG GAGGCTTTGGGAGTTATCTGTTTGGAATGAGTGAAACCGTGGCCATACAATCAACGGAAGATAGGGATGCCTTTAAGAACCCATCTCTGTCATGGATGATTGGCTTTCTGTTTGTTGTTAGCTTTCTTGGACTCTTTTCAGTGGTGCCTCTTCGAAAG GTCATGATTATAGACTTCAAATTGACATATCCAAGTGGCACTGCAACTGCTTATCTCATCAACAGCTTCCACACTCCTGCAGGAGCCAAGCTAGCAAA AAAACAAGTGAAAGCGTTGGGCAAGTTCTTATCATTCAGCTTCTTGTGGGGTTTCTTTCAGTGGTTCTACACTGCAGCAGATGGTTGTGGATTTGTTGAGTTCCCCTCACTCGGGCTTAAAGCATAtgaaaacaa atttttctttgatttctcaGCAACATATGTTGGAGTTGGAATGATTTGCCCCTACATCATAAACATATCAGTTTTGCTTGGAGGAATTCTTTCCTGGGGTCTCATGTGGCCTCTCATAGATACAAAAAAGGGTGATTGGTATTCAGCAGACCTCAAATCTAGCAGCCTACATGGCCTCCAAGGTTACAGG GTATTCATTGCCATTGCCCTGATCTTGGGTGACGGTCTGTACAACTTCTTCAAGGTGCTAAGCCGAACACTCACTGCCttgttttttcaacttcaaagGAAAGATGCAACTGGTGCCCTCCCTATTGCGGACCGTTCCTCTCCCGAGACCTCCAGGATCTCATACAATGATCAACGCCGCACCCAACTCTTTCTCAAAGATCAAATTCCAACATGGTTTGCTGTTGCAGGCTATGTCGCAATCGCTGCTATCTCTACAGCCACGCTACCGCATATATTTCCCGAACTCAAATGGTATTATATATTGGTTATCTACATCTTTGCCCCAGCCCTTGCATTCTGTAATGCTTATGGCTGTGGCCTCACTGACTGGTCCCTTGCTTCCACCTATGGGAAGCTTGCAATTTTTGTAATTGGGGCATGGGCTGGTGCCTCTCATGGTGGAGTTCTTGCAGGACTAGCGGCCTGTGGAGTCATGATGAATATTGTTTCCACAGCGTCTGACCTCTCTCAAGATTTCAAGACTGGTTATCTAACCCTTTCTTCACCACGGTCCATGTTTGTGAGCCAACTAATTGGCACTGCAATGGGTTGCATTATTTCACCTTGCGTCTTTTGGCTGTTTTTCAAGGCCTTCAAGGATCTTGGGACTCCTGGAAGTCAATACCCTGCTCCTAATGCTACTGTATTTCGAAACATGGCAATATTGGGGGTAGAAGGATTCTCGTCTCTGCCAAAGAATTGCCTCTATCTTTGCTATGGGTTCTTCAGTGCAGCTATTctgataaatttaattaaggATGCATTGGGTAAGAAATGGGCTAGGTTCATTCCTAATCCAATGGCGATGGCTATACCTTTCTATATTGGCTCGTACTTTGCCATCGACATGTGTGTGGGAAGCTTGATTCTATTTATCTGGGAAAAGATTGATAAGGCAAAGGCAGATGCTTTTGGGCCAGCAGTGGCTTCTGGTTTGATTTGCGGGGATGGGATATGGACTTTGCCTAGTGCGATACTTGCTCTAGTAGGAGTAAAACCTCCCATTTGCATGAAGTTTTTGTCAAGGAGAACAAATGCTAAGGTCGATGCGTTCTTAGGGTCATAA
- the LOC118037088 gene encoding uncharacterized protein, with the protein MQFFGGSDISPSPPAPTASGNNAHMMYVFNRNGVCLLYREWNRPLHTLNAQQDHKLMFGLLFSLKSLTAKMDPTSMDKGNLGVPQLPGQGCSFHSFRTNTYKLSFMETPSGIKIILITHPKTGDLRESLKYIYNLYVEYVVKNPIYTPGAPIRCELFNTSLDQYVRSIS; encoded by the exons ATGCAGTTTTTTGGAGGGTCAGACATAAGTCCATCACCACCAGCACCAACTGCTTCAGGGAACAATGCACACATGATGTATGTCTTTAACAGGAACGGCGTTTGTTTGCTTTATAGAGAATGGAATCGCCCACTTCACACTCTTAATGCTCAGCAAGACCACAAGCTCATGTTTGGTTTGCTCTTCTCTCTCAAATCCTTGACTGCCAAGATGGATCCCACAAG TATGGATAAAGGAAACCTTGGGGTGCCTCAATTACCAGGACAAGGTTGTTCGTTTCACAGTTTTCGTACAAACACATACAAGCTTAGTTTCATGGAAACTCCTTCTGGGATAAAG ATTATCCTGATTACTCATCCCAAAACTGGTGATCTACGGGAATCCTTGAAGTACATTTATAACTTGTATGTTGAATATGTAGTCAAGAATCCAATCTACACTCCTGGAGCCCCTATCAG GTGTGAGTTGTTCAACACTTCTCTTGATCAATATGTAAGAAGCATTTCATAG
- the LOC118037083 gene encoding probable metal-nicotianamine transporter YSL7: MERNERDDTKVENDYDLEDDHVHRKKDKKEEQEEELSVERIFENQEVPSWRNQLTLRAFVVSFVLSILFSVIVMKLNLTTGIIPSLNVSAGLLGFFFIKTWTKFLEKSGLLKQPFTRQENTVIQTCVVASSGIAFSGGFGSYLFGMSETVAKQLTEDSDAFKNPSLSWMIGFLFVVSFLGLFSVVPLRKVMIIGFKLTYPSGTATAHLINSFHTPAGAKLAKKQVRVLGKFFSFSFFWGFFQWFYTAGDGCGFAEFPSLGLKAHENKFFFDFSATYVGVGMICPYIINISVLLGGILSWGLMWPLIDTKKGDWYPADLKPGSLHGLQGYKVFIATALILGDGLYNFFKVLSRTLAALFFQLRGRDATGALPIADRSSPKTSRISYDEQRRTQLFLKDQIPTWFAFAGYVTIAAISTTTVPHIFPELKWYYILVIYIFAPALAFCNAYGCGLTDWSLASTYGTLAIFVIGAWAGASHGGVLAGLAACGVMMNIVSTASDLSQDFKTGYLTLSSPRSMFVSQLIGTAMGCMISPCVFWLFFKAFKDLGTPGSQYPAPYATVFRNMAILGVEGFSSLPKNCLYLCYWFFGAAILINLIKDVLGKKRARFIPNPMAMAIPSYIGSYFAIDMCVGSLILFIWENIDKAKADAFGPAVASGLICGDGIWTLPSSILALAGVKPPICMKFLSRRTNSKVDAFLGS; the protein is encoded by the exons atggaacGTAATGAAAGAGACGACACCAAGGTAGAGAATGATTATGATTTGGAGGATGATCATGTtcacagaaagaaggacaagaAAGAGGAACAAGAAGAAGAGTTGTCAGTGGAAAGAATATTTGAGAACCAAGAAGTGCCATCATGGAGGAATCAGCTGACACTGAGGGCCTTTGTGGTGAGCTTCGTGTTGAGCATTTTATTCAGCGTCATAGTAATGAAGCTCAATCTTACAACTGGTATCATACCTTCCCTCAATGTCTCTGCTGGCCTTCTGGGCTTCTTTTTTATCAAGACCTGGACAAAGTTTCTTGAAAAGTCTGGACTTTTGAAGCAACCCTTTACGAGGCAAGAGAACACTGTAATACAGACTTGCGTGGTTGCCTCATCTGGCATTGCCTTTAGTG GAGGCTTTGGGAGTTATCTGTTTGGAATGAGTGAAACCGTGGCCAAACAATTAACTGAAGATAGTGATGCCTTTAAAAATCCATCTCTGTCTTGGATGATTggctttttgtttgttgttagctttcttgggctcttttcgGTGGTGCCTCTTCGAAAG GTCATGATTATAGGCTTCAAATTGACATATCCAAGTGGCACTGCAACTGCTCATCTCATCAACAGCTTCCACACTCCTGCAGGAGCCAAGCTAGCAAA GAAACAAGTGAGAGTGTTGGGCAAGTTCTTCTCATTCAGCTTCTTTTGGGGTTTCTTTCAATGGTTCTACACTGCAGGAGATGGTTGTGGATTTGCTGAGTTCCCCTCACTTGGTCTTAAAGCACAtgaaaacaa atttttctttgatttctcaGCAACATATGTTGGAGTTGGAATGATTTGCCCCTACATCATAAACATATCAGTTTTGCTTGGAGGAATTCTTTCCTGGGGTCTCATGTGGCCTCTCATAGATACAAAAAAGGGTGACTGGTATCCAGCAGACCTCAAACCAGGCAGCTTGCATGGCCTCCAAGGTTACAAG GTATTTATTGCCACTGCCTTGATCTTGGGTGACGGTCTATACAACTTCTTCAAGGTTCTAAGCCGAACACTCGCTGCATTGTTTTTTCAACTTCGTGGGAGAGATGCAACTGGTGCTCTGCCTATTGCTGACCGTTCCTCTCCCAAGACATCCAGGATCTCCTATGATGAGCAACGTCGCACCCAACTCTTTCTCAAAGATCAAATTCCAACATGGTTTGCTTTTGCAGGTTATGTCACAATTGCTGCCATTTCTACAACCACCGTTCCGCATATATTTCCCGAACTAAAATGGTATTACATATTGGTTATCTACATCTTTGCCCCAGCCCTTGCATTCTGTAATGCTTATGGTTGTGGACTCACTGATTGGTCCCTTGCTTCCACCTATGGGACGCTTGCTATTTTTGTAATTGGGGCGTGGGCTGGTGCCTCTCATGGTGGAGTTCTTGCAGGACTAGCAGCCTGTGGAGTCATGATGAATATCGTCTCCACAGCCTCTGATCTATCTCAAGATTTCAAGACTGGTTATTTGACCCTTTCTTCACCTCGGTCCATGTTTGTGAGCCAGCTAATTGGCACTGCAATGGGTTGCATGATTTCCCCGTGtgtattttggcttttttttaagGCCTTCAAGGATCTGGGGACTCCTGGAAGTCAATACCCTGCTCCTTATGCTACTGTATTTCGAAACATGGCTATATTGGGGGTAGAAGGATTCTCCTCTCTACCAAAGAATTGTCTCTATCTTTGTTATTGGTTCTTCGGTGCAGCAATTCTGATAAATTTGATCAAGGATGTGTTGGGTAAGAAACGGGCTAGGTTCATTCCCAATCCAATGGCAATGGCTATACCTTCCTATATTGGCTCATACTTTGCCATCGACATGTGCGTGGGAAGCTTGATTCTATTTATCTGGGAAAATATTGACAAGGCAAAGGCAGATGCTTTTGGGCCAGCAGTGGCTTCTGGTTTGATTTGTGGGGACGGGATATGGACTTTGCCTAGTTCGATACTTGCTCTAGCAGGAGTAAAACCTCCCATTTGCATGAAGTTTTTGTCAAGGAGAACAAATTCTAAGGTCGATGCGTTCTTGGGGTCATAA
- the LOC118037085 gene encoding UDP-glycosyltransferase 88A1, with translation MDEAVVLYPSPTIGHLISLVELGKHLLTHQPSLSIHILMPTEPYSAGKMDTYVSSFSGTFPSIKFHHLPTFTLSNTSATHHETFIFEALRLSKPHVHEQLLSISKNYTICGIIIDFLATSALSLATEELNIPAYIYITSCASFLASYLYLPTLHQKTTKSFRDVKEFHDIPGLPPIHGTDMVKPFLDREDDAYINFLDFAIQTPQAKGIIINTFELLESKVIKTISDGLCVPNNRTPPLFCVGPLILAEGQGAGGGSKSSSDDAVPDECITWLDSQPSQSVVFLCFGSLGLLTKEQLREIAIGLEKSGQRFLWVVRNPPANDLSVAIKAQGDPDLDSLLPDGFLERTKERGLVVKLWAPQVKILNHSSIGGFVTHCGWNSTLEAVCAGVPMVAWPLYAEQRLNRVVLVEEMKLALSMNESEDGFVRADEVEKKVRGLMESEEGELIRERAIAMKNAAKAAMDEGGSSYTAFSKLIESWKHGK, from the coding sequence ATGGACGAGGCAGTAGTTCTCTACCCATCACCAACAATCGGGCACTTGATATCTTTGGTGGAGCTAGGCAAACACTTGCTCACCCACCAACCCTCCCTCTCCATTCACATACTCATGCCCACTGAACCATACAGTGCTGGCAAAATGGATACTTACGTATCCTCCTTCTCTGGCACCTTTCCTTCCATCAAATTCCACCATCTTCCCACTTTCACCCTCTCTAACACCTCCGCAACCCACCATGAAACCTTCATTTTTGAGGCCCTCCGTTTGAGTAAACCTCATGTGCATGAACAACTCCTCTCCATCTCCAAAAACTATACCATTTGTGGAATTATTATAGACTTCCTTGCCACTTCTGCTCTCTCTTTGGCTACAGAAGAACTCAACATCCCTGCTTATATTTACATCACTTCTTGTGCTTCATTTCTTGCTTCTTATCTTTATCTCCCTACCCTTCATCAAAAGACTACCAAAAGTTTCAGAGATGTAAAAGAGTTCCATGATATTCCAGGTTTGCCACCAATCCATGGCACTGACATGGTCAAGCCATTTCTTGATCGTGAAGATGATGCCTACATAAACTTTCTTGATTTTGCCATTCAAACACCACAAGCCAAAGGAATTATCATCAACACTTTTGAACTTTTGGAGTCTAAAGTTATCAAGACAATATCAGATGGACTCTGTGTGCCTAATAATCGCACACCGCCACTTTTCTGTGTCGGTCCATTGATTCTAGCTGAAGGGCAAGGAGCAGGAGGTGGAAGCAAGAGTAGTTCTGATGATGCTGTGCCTGATGAGTGTATAACTTGGCTTGATTCCCAACCAAGCCAAAGTGTtgtgtttctttgttttggtaGCCTGGGGCTGTTAACCAAGGAGCAATTAAGGGAGATAGCTATTGGGTTGGAAAAAAGTGGCCAAAGGTTCTTGTGGGTGGTTCGTAATCCACCTGCCAATGATCTTAGTGTAGCCATCAAAGCACAGGGAGATCCTGATTTGGATTCTTTGTTGCCTGATGGTTTCTTGGAACGCACCAAAGAAAGGGGACTAGTGGTGAAGTTATGGGCACCTCAAGTAAAAATTTTGAATCACAGTTCAATAGGTGGATTTGTGACTCATTGTGGGTGGAATTCTACACTTGAAGCAGTGTGTGCTGGTGTGCCAATGGTGGCTTGGCCATTGTATGCAGAGCAAAGGCTGAATAGGGTGGTGTTAGTGGAGGAAATGAAGCTTGCTTTGTCAATGAATGAGTCTGAAGATGGATTTGTGCGCGCAGACGAGGTGGAGAAGAAGGTTAGAGGATTGATGGAGTCTGAGGAAGGTGAACTGATTAGGGAGAGAGCTATTGCTATGAAGAATGCAGCCAAGGCTGCAATGGATGAAGGTGGTTCTTCTTATACAGCCTTTTCCAAGCTCATTGAATCATGGAagcatggaaaataa
- the LOC118037087 gene encoding UDP-glycosyltransferase 88A1 produces the protein MEEALVLYPSPPIGHLVSMVELGKLILTHRPSLSIHILIAASPYVAGKADKYMATVSANVPSIDFHHLPIVTPVSTNITHHEELTLEVLHLSKPHVHEELLNISKRYKIHGLVMDFFCTSGLSVATELDIPGYFFLTSGACFLAFFLHLPTLHQKTSKSFKDMKDHYLDIPGLPPLLATDLPNPFLDRDNQAYQHFLDFATQFPQASGIMINTFELLESRAVKAISDGLCVPNNRTPPISCIGPLIVADDKRGGSGKSSPEDAHECLSWLDSQPSQSVVFLCFGSLGLFTKEQLWEIATGLENSGQRFLWVVRNPPSHNLKVAIKEQGDPDLDSLLPEGFLERTKERGYVVKSWAPQVEIVNHSSVGGFVTHCGWNSTLEAVYAGLPMVAWPLYAEQRLNRVALVEEMKLALSMNESEDGFVSADEVEKKVRGLMESKEGKMIRERALAMKNEAKAALSEGGSSHVALSKLLESWKHYK, from the coding sequence ATGGAGGAAGCGCTAGTTCTGTACCCTTCACCACCTATTGGCCACTTGGTTTCTATGGTGGAGCTAGGAAAACTTATACTCACTCACAGACCATCTCTCTCCATTCATATTCTCATTGCTGCATCACCCTATGTTGCAGGCAAGGCTGATAAATACATGGCCACTGTTTCCGCCAATGTTCCTTCCATCGATTTCCATCATCTCCCCATTGTTACACCAGTTTCCACCAATATAACCCACCATGAAGAACTCACTTTGGAGGTCCTTCACCTTAGCAAACCTCATGTTCATGAAGAGCTCCTCAACATATCCaaaaggtataaaattcacgGCCTTGTTATGGACTTCTTTTGCACCTCGGGTCTATCTGTGGCCACTGAACTTGACATCCCCGGTTACTTTTTCCTCACTTCTGGTGCTTGTTTTCTTGCCTTTTTCCTTCACCTCCCTACCCTTCACCAAAAAACCTCCAAAAGTTTTAAAGATATGAAAGATCACTACCTTGATATTCCTGGCTTGCCACCACTTCTTGCTACTGATTTGCCAAACCCTTTTCTTGACCGGGACAATCAGGCTTATCAACACTTTCTTGATTTTGCCACTCAGTTCCCTCAAGCATCAGGAATTATGATCAACACATTTGAATTGCTGGAGTCCAGGGCTGTTAAGGCGATATCAGATGGGCTCTGTGTGCCTAATAATCGCACACCGCCAATTTCTTGCATTGGTCCATTGATTGTAGCTGATGACAAAAGAGGTGGTAGCGGCAAGAGTAGCCCTGAAGATGCGCACGAGTGTTTATCTTGGCTTGATTCCCAACCAAGCCAAAGTGTtgtgtttctttgttttggtaGCTTGGGGCTATTCACCAAGGAACAGTTATGGGAAATAGCTACTGGGTTGGAAAACAGTGGTCAGAGGTTCTTGTGGGTGGTTCGGAACCCACCTTCTCATAATCTAAAGGTAGCCATCAAAGAACAGGGAGACCCTGATTTGGATTCTTTGCTGCCTGAAGGTTTCTTGGAACGAACCAAGGAGAGGGGATATGTGGTCAAGTCATGGGCACCACAAGTGGAAATTGTGAATCACAGTTCAGTAGGTGGATTTGTGACTCACTGTGGGTGGAATTCTACACTTGAAGCAGTCTATGCTGGTTTACCAATGGTGGCTTGGCCATTGTATGCAGAGCAAAGGCTGAATAGGGTAGCGTTAGTGGAGGAAATGAAGCTTGCCTTGTCAATGAATGAGTCTGAAGATGGATTTGTGAGTGCTGATGAGGTGGAGAAGAAGGTTAGAGGATTAATGGAGTCCAAGGAAGGTAAAATGATTAGGGAAAGAGCTCTTGCTATGAAGAATGAAGCCAAGGCTGCACTAAGTGAAGGTGGTTCTTCTCATGTTGCTTTGTCCAAGCTTCTTGAGTCATGGAAGCATTACAAATGA
- the LOC118037084 gene encoding probable metal-nicotianamine transporter YSL7: MERNGRDDIEVENGYDLEDDHGHRKKDKKEEQEEVLSVERTFENQEVPSWRNQLTLRAFVVSFVLSILFTVIVMKLNLTTGIIPSLNISAGLLGFFFIKTWTKFLEKSGLLKQPFTRQENTVIQTCVVASSGIANSGGFGNYLFGMSETVAKQSTEHRDAFKNPSLSWMIGFLFVVSFLGLFSVVPLRKVMIVDFKLTYPSGTATGHLINSFHTPTGAKLAKKQVRVLGKFFSFSFLWGFFQWFYTAGDGCGFAEFPSLGLKAYENKFFFDFSATYVGVGMICPYIINISVLLGGILSWGLMWPLIDTKKGDWYPADLKPDSLNGLQGYKVFIATALILGDGLYNFFKVLSRTLVALFSQLRGRNTVGALLVAGRSSLEIPTVSYDEQRRNQFFVKDQIPTWFAVAGYVAIAAISTATVPRIFPELKWYYILVIYVFAPALAFSNAYGCGLTDWSLAYSYGTLAIFAIGAWAGASHGGVLAGLAACGVMMNIVSTASDLSQDFKTGYLTLSSPRSMFVSQLIGTAMGCIISPCVFWLFFKGFKDLGTPGSQYPAPYATVFRNMAVLGVEGFSSLPKNCLYLCYGFFGAAVLINLIKDALGEKWARFIPNPMAMAIPFIVGSYFAIDACVGSLILFIWEKIDKAKADAFGAVVASGLICGDGIWTLPSSILALAGIKPPICMKFLSRGTNTRVDAFLGS; encoded by the exons atggaacgTAATGGCAGAGATGACATCGAGGTAGAGAATGGTTATGATTTGGAGGATGATCATGGtcacagaaagaaggacaagaAAGAGGAACAAGAAGAAGTGTTGTCAGTGGAAAGAACATTTGAGAACCAAGAAGTGCCATCATGGAGGAATCAGCTGACACTGAGGGCCTTTGTGGTGAGCTTCGTGTTGAGCATTTTGTTCACCGTCATAGTAATGAAGCTCAATCTTACAACTGGTATCATACCTTCCCTCAATATCTCTGCTGGCCTTCTAGGGTTCTTTTTTATCAAGACCTGGACAAAGTTTCTTGAAAAGTCTGGCCTTTTGAAGCAACCCTTTACGAGGCAAGAGAACACTGTTATCCAGACTTGTGTGGTTGCCTCCTCTGGCATTGCCAATAGTG GAGGCTTTGGGAATTATCTGTTTGGAATGAGTGAAACCGTGGCCAAACAATCAACAGAACATAGAGATGCTTTTAAAAATCCATCTCTGTCATGGATGATTGGCTTTCTGTTTGTTGTTAGCTTTCTTGGACTCTTTTCAGTGGTGCCTCTTCGAAAG GTCATGATTGTAGACTTCAAATTGACATATCCAAGTGGCACTGCAACTGGTCATCTCATCAACAGCTTCCACACTCCTACAGGGGCCAAGCTAGCAAA GAAACAAGTGAGGGTGCTGGGCAAGTTCTTCTCATTCAGCTTCTTGTGGGGTTTCTTTCAATGGTTCTACACTGCCGGAGATGGTTGTGGATTTGCTGAGTTCCCCTCACTCGGTCTTAAAGCATAtgaaaacaa atttttctttgatttctcaGCAACATATGTTGGAGTTGGAATGATTTGCCCATATATCATAAACATATCAGTATTGCTTGGAGGAATTCTTTCCTGGGGTCTCATGTGGCCTCTCATAGATACAAAAAAGGGTGATTGGTATCCAGCAGACCTCAAACCAGACAGCCTAAATGGCCTCCAAGGTTACAAG GTATTTATTGCCACTGCCTTGATCTTGGGTGACGGTCTGTACAACTTCTTCAAGGTGCTAAGCCGGACACTCGTTGCCTTGTTTTCTCAACTTCGTGGGAGAAATACAGTCGGTGCTCTCCTTGTTGCTGGCCGTTCTTCTCTCGAGATCCCCACCGTCTCCTATGATGAGCAACGCCGCAACCAATTCTTTGTTAAAGATCAAATCCCAACATGGTTTGCTGTTGCAGGCTATGTCGCAATTGCTGCCATCTCCACAGCCACCGTTCCGCGTATATTTCCCGAACTAAAATGGTATTACATATTGGTTATCTACGTCTTTGCCCCAGCCCTTGCATTCAGTAATGCTTATGGCTGTGGCCTCACTGATTGGTCCCTCGCTTACTCCTATGGGACGCTTGCTATTTTTGCAATTGGGGCATGGGCTGGTGCCTCTCATGGTGGAGTTCTTGCAGGACTAGCGGCCTGTGGAGTCATGATGAATATCGTCTCCACAGCCTCCGACCTCTCTCAAGATTTCAAGACTGGTTATCTAACCCTTTCTTCCCCACGGTCCATGTTTGTGAGCCAACTAATTGGCACTGCAATGGGTTGCATTATTTCACCTTGCGTCTTTTGGCTGTTTTTCAAGGGCTTCAAGGATCTTGGGACTCCTGGAAGTCAATACCCTGCTCCTTATGCTACTGTATTTCGAAACATGGCAGTATTGGGGGTAGAAGGATTCTCGTCTCTGCCAAAGAATTGCCTCTATCTTTGTTATGGGTTCTTCGGTGCAGCTGTTCTGATAAATTTGATCAAGGATGCTTTGGGTGAGAAATGGGCCAGGTTCATTCCTAATCCAATGGCAATGGCTATACCTTTCATTGTTGGCTCATACTTCGCCATTGACGCGTGTGTGGGAAGCTTGATTCTGTTTATCTGGGAAAAGATTGACAAGGCAAAGGCTGATGCTTTTGGGGCAGTAGTGGCTTCCGGTTTGATTTGCGGGGATGGGATATGGACTTTGCCTAGTTCGATACTGGCTCTCGCAGGAATAAAACCTCCCATTTGCATGAAGTTTTTGTCAAGGGGAACGAATACTAGGGTCGACGCGTTCTTAGGGTCATAG